A window of Salmo trutta chromosome 5, fSalTru1.1, whole genome shotgun sequence contains these coding sequences:
- the LOC115194922 gene encoding endonuclease domain-containing 1 protein-like, which yields MMGVLNHLSTLLLLSLLPPALSRVVENFSVVEQCQNFFLDGTTPNLPGILIGGKVEDQNRYKLICQLFNNAYRFATLYDTFNKIPVFSAYTFTGASTDCRPKDQPWMIEPQLNGETNNPEMQKDSKTIEYPKQAGDKDYKNSIPNKWVNRGHLFPCSHAHDNDTQKSTFTLTNIVPQVVSFNGGSWERMERNVRGNLLTDCINNNNKTKAYVVTGAVPSKSNTLNNRVNIPDLMWTAYCCYNKNLKQWVAQAHWGENQNEDKKKTLPSHTLAELYDMLYRHYGGGGDVQVFPEQCPIGLHPTTTPNPTTTPNTWKNYREIILSTLRNLYNSMRNSFGRFFG from the exons ATGATGGGGGTATTGAatcatctctctactctcctccttctctctctccttcctcctgctctctctcgtgTAGTGGAGAACTTCAGTGTTGTTGAACAGTGCCAGAATTTCTTCCTGGATGGGACAACTCCAAATCTCCCAGGTATTTTGATTGGTGGGAAAGTCGAGGACCAGAACCGCTACAAGCTGATTTGCCAGTTGTTCAACAACGCCTACAGGTTTGCAACTCTCTACGACACGTTCAACAAGATCCCTGTGTTCTCAGCCTACACCTTCACTGGTGCTTCTACAGACTGCAGACCAAAAGATCAACCCTGGATGATCGAGCCCCAG CTCAATGGGGAAACCAACAACCCTGAAATGCAGAAGGATAGTAAAACGATTGAATACCCAAAGCAGGCTGGGGACAAAGACTATAAGAACTCAATACCAAATAAATGGGTGAACAGAGGTCACCTCTTCCCATGTTCACATGCTCATGACAATGATACTCAGAAGTCCACCTTTACCCTGACCAACATCGTTCCCCAGGTGGTGTCCTTCAACGGGGGCAGCTGGGAGCGTATGGAGAGAAATGTCAGAGGAAACCTGTTGACGGACTGtattaataacaacaacaagacaAAAGCCTATGTGGTGACTGGAGCAGTTCCCAGTAAGAGCAACACACTGAACAACAGAGTGAACATCCCAGATCTCATGTGGACAGCCTACTGCTGTTACAACAAGAACCTGAAACAGTGGGTGGCCCAAGCACACTGGGGGGAGAACCAAAATGAGGACAAGAAGAAAACATTGCCCTCACATACCTTGGCAGAACTGTATGACATGCTGTACAGGcattatggtggtggtggtgatgtccAGGTGTTCCCAGAACAGTGTCCAATCGGTCTTCACCCTACcactacccctaaccctaccactacACCTAACACCTGGAAGAATTATCGTGAAATAATTTTGTCCACACTGAGGAATCTTTACAATTCCATGAGAAATAGTTTTGGAAGGTTCTTTGGATGA